The Mus caroli chromosome 1, CAROLI_EIJ_v1.1, whole genome shotgun sequence genome has a window encoding:
- the Cdk5r2 gene encoding cyclin-dependent kinase 5 activator 2 encodes MGTVLSLSPASSAKGRRPGGLPEEKKKAPPAGDEALGGYGAPPAGKGGKGESRLKRPSVLISALTWKRLVAASAKKKKGSKKVTPKPASTGPDPLVQQRNRENLLRKGRDGPDGGGTAKPLAVPVPTVPTTAATCEPPSGGSAAAPPPGSGGGKPPPPPPPAPQAAPPAPGGSPRRVIVQASTGELLRCLGDFVCRRCYRLKELSPGELVGWFRGVDRSLLLQGWQDQAFITPANLVFVYLLCRESLRGDELASAAELQAAFLTCLYLAYSYMGNEISYPLKPFLVEPDKERFWQRCLRLIQRLSPQMLRLNADPHFFTQVFQDLKNEGEAAASTGGPPSGSSASTTSSSSARDSCATGAKHWTMNLDR; translated from the coding sequence ATGGGCACGGTGCTGTCGCTTTCCCCTGCTTCCTCGGCCAAGGGCCGGAGGCCGGGAGGGCTGccggaggagaaaaagaaggcgCCGCCCGCGGGGGACGAGGCGCTGGGGGGCTACGGCGCGCCGCCGGCGGGCAAGGGCGGCAAAGGCGAGAGCCGGCTCAAACGGCCGTCCGTGCTCATCTCGGCGCTCACCTGGAAGCGCCTAGTGGCAGCCTCGgccaagaagaagaaaggcagcaaAAAGGTGACGCCCAAGCCAGCGTCCACCGGTCCCGACCCTCTGGTCCAGCAACGCAACCGCGAGAACCTTCTCCGCAAGGGCCGCGACGGCCCCGACGGTGGCGGAACAGCCAAGCCCCTGGCCGTGCCGGTGCCCACAGTGCCCACGACCGCTGCCACCTGCGAGCCCCCGTCGGGGGGCAGTGCGGCCGCCCCTCCACCAGGCTCAGGCGGGGGaaagccgccgccgccgccaccccCTGCCCCGCAGGCGGCACCGCCGGCGCCCGGAGGCTCGCCGCGGCGGGTCATCGTGCAGGCGTCTACCGGCGAGCTGCTCCGCTGCCTCGGCGACTTCGTGTGCCGACGCTGCTACCGCCTCAAGGAGCTGAGCCCCGGCGAGCTGGTGGGCTGGTTCCGCGGCGTGGACCGCTCGCTGCTGCTGCAGGGCTGGCAAGACCAGGCCTTCATTACCCCCGCCAACCTGGTGTTCGTGTACCTGCTGTGCCGGGAGTCGCTTCGCGGGGACGAGCTGGCGTCGGCCGCGGAACTGCAGGCCGCCTTcctcacctgcctctacctcgcCTACTCCTACATGGGCAACGAGATCTCCTACCCGCTCAAGCCCTTCCTCGTGGAGCCCGACAAGGAGCGCTTCTGGCAGCGCTGCCTGCGCCTCATCCAGCGGCTCAGCCCGCAGATGCTGCGGCTCAACGCCGACCCCCACTTCTTCACGCAAGTCTTTCAAGACCTCAAGAACGAGGGCGAGGCCGCGGCGAGCACCGGGGGTCCACCAAGCGGAAGCAGCGcgtccaccacctcctcctcgaGCGCCAGGGACAGCTGCGCTACCGGAGCCAAGCACTGGACTATGAACTTGGACCGCTAG